Within the Borrelia parkeri genome, the region ACAAAACGCACCTAAATTGGGATATGGAATATCTATCATGAAATATACAGGTCATGGAGGTAAAATCATGGCTAGTGATGCTGATGCTGAACTTGTCTCTTATGTTAGGAATTTGCTAAATAAAAATAAAATAGCTTGGCAAGTAGCCACACTTGGGAAAGTAGACGAAGGTGGTGGAGGAACTGTTGCAAAATTCTTAGCATATTATGGTATAAGAACAATAGACATAGGACCTGGTGTCATTAGTATGCACTCACCATTTGAAATAACCTCGAAATTTGACGTATATACTTCTTATACGGCTTATAAAGCATTCTTTAAGGGATGACAAACATGAATAAAGAAACAATAAAAACATCAGAACACATTTTAGAATGCTTTGGGGGCATTGCAAATATCAAACAAGTAGACAAAGATCTAACTAGAATAAAAATATTAGTTGACAGCAATTCTCTAGTTAAGAGAGAAAATTTAACAGAAGATCAAAATATTATAGGAGCAATTAAGTCAAATGAATTCACAGAAATTGTAATGAACTTTGAAATAATTGATGACGTTTATAGCAATATCATGTATATGATGAATAAAA harbors:
- a CDS encoding PTS transporter subunit EIIB, which codes for MTNMNKETIKTSEHILECFGGIANIKQVDKDLTRIKILVDSNSLVKRENLTEDQNIIGAIKSNEFTEIVMNFEIIDDVYSNIMYMMNKKTQ